One Gossypium hirsutum isolate 1008001.06 chromosome A11, Gossypium_hirsutum_v2.1, whole genome shotgun sequence genomic window carries:
- the LOC107924644 gene encoding pentatricopeptide repeat-containing protein At5g48730, chloroplastic isoform X2 encodes MASLCSHPHTFLPAVNRPPSPSLKPLRVSPVSASKSETSAPNEDEEEETRSLTVSERGREKGRLVIAEELKQRETRGRREEVNRKIASRKAISVIMRREATKAFIEKKRGPNNSKKLLPRTVLEALHERITALRWESALKVFELLREQLWYRPNAAIYIKLIVLLGKCKQPDKAYELFQAMSDEGCVMNHEAYTALLSAYSRSGLFDKAFSLLEEMKDTPICHPDVQTYSILIKSCLQVFAFDKVRALLSDMASRGIRPNTVTYNTLIDAYGKAKMFQEMEMTLVEMLRGKDCEPDVWTMNSTIRAFGSSGQIETMEKCYEKFQSAGIQPNIKTFNILLDSYGKTGNYEKMSAVMEYMQKYHYSWTIVTYNVVIDAFGRAGDLKQVEYLFRLMRSERIKPSCVTLCSLVRAYGQAGKAEKIAGVLRIIENSDVTLDIVFFNCLVDAYGRMGCFAEMKGVLEMMKQKGYKPDKITYRTMIKAYSISGMTSHAKELRNLVESAAGSSLGMPKPDFRQPEYYRL; translated from the exons ATGGCCTCTCTCTGCAGTCACCCCCACACATTTCTACCCGCTGTCAATCGGCCACCGTCGCCTAGCCTTAAGCCCCTCCGGGTTTCGCCCGTATCCGCTTCCAAATCCGAAACATCTGCTCCAAACGAAGACGAAGAAGAGGAAACGAGGAGCTTAACGGTGAGTGAGAGAGGAAGAGAAAAGGGAAGACTTGTAATTGCCGAGGAATTGAAGCAGAGAGAGACGAGAGGGAGGAGAGAAGAAGTGAACAGGAAGATAGCTTCAAGGAAGGCTATTTCCGTCATTATGCGAAGAGAGGCCACCAAGGCTTTTATCGAAAAAAAGAGAGGACCCAACAATTCCAAGAAGTTGCTTCCGAGGACTGTTCTTGAAGCCCTTCACGAGAGAATCACTGCTTTGCGTTGGGAATCTGCTCTTAAG GTTTTTGAGTTACTACGGGAGCAGCTTTGGTATAGACCCAACGCTGCTATATACATCAAGCTTATTGTTTTGCTTGGGAAATGCAAGCAGCCTGATAAAGCCTATGAGCTCTTTCAGGCTATGAGCGATGAAGGTTGTGTTATGAACCATGAAGCCTACACTGCTCTCTTGTCTGCCTACAGTCGTAGCGGTCTCTTTGATAAAGCATTTTCCCTTTTAGAGGAGATGAAAGACACTCCTATTTGTCACCCTGATGTGCAGACCTACTCCATCCTCATCAAATCATGCCTGCAGGTTTTTGCCTTTGATAAAGTACGCGCCTTGCTTTCCGACATGGCAAGTCGGGGAATCAGGCCCAACACAGTTACATACAACACCCTTATCGATGCCTACGGCAAAGCAAAAAT GTTTCAAgagatggaaatgacactcgtgGAGATGCTTAGAGGGAAGGATTGTGAACCAGATGTTTGGACCATGAACTCCACAATTAGAGCCTTTGGCAGCAGTGGGCAAATTGAAACCATGGAGAAGTGTTACGAGAAGTTTCAGAGTGCTGGTATCCAGCCCAATATTAAGACATTCAACATTCTGCTAGATTCTTATGGAAAAACTGGAAACTACGAGAAGATGAGTGCTGTAATGGAATATATGCAAAAATACCATTACTCGTGGACGATTGTTACCTACAATGTAGTGATAGATGCCTTTGGAAGGGCTGGTGATTTGAAACAGGTGGAGTATTTGTTTAGGCTAATGCGGTCAGAAAGAATCAAGCCTAGTTGTGTCACACTTTGCTCTCTTGTAAGGGCTTATGGTCAAGCTGGGAAAGCTGAAAAAATCGCTGGTGTTTTGCGGATCATTGAGAATTCGGATGTAACATTGGACATTGTGTTCTTCAACTGTCTAGTGGATGCTTACGGTAGGATGGGATGCTTTGCAGAGATGAAGGGGGTGCTTGAAATGATGAAGCAAAAAGGATATAAACCTGATAAGATCACATATAGAACCATGATTAAGGCTTACTCTATCAGTGGTATGACTAGCCATGCAAAGGAGCTTCGCAATCTTGTTGAGTCAGCGGCAGGGTCATCTTTGGGGATGCCAAAGCCTGATTTCCGACAACCAGAATATTACAG GTTGTAA
- the LOC107924644 gene encoding pentatricopeptide repeat-containing protein At5g48730, chloroplastic isoform X1: MASLCSHPHTFLPAVNRPPSPSLKPLRVSPVSASKSETSAPNEDEEEETRSLTVSERGREKGRLVIAEELKQRETRGRREEVNRKIASRKAISVIMRREATKAFIEKKRGPNNSKKLLPRTVLEALHERITALRWESALKVFELLREQLWYRPNAAIYIKLIVLLGKCKQPDKAYELFQAMSDEGCVMNHEAYTALLSAYSRSGLFDKAFSLLEEMKDTPICHPDVQTYSILIKSCLQVFAFDKVRALLSDMASRGIRPNTVTYNTLIDAYGKAKMFQEMEMTLVEMLRGKDCEPDVWTMNSTIRAFGSSGQIETMEKCYEKFQSAGIQPNIKTFNILLDSYGKTGNYEKMSAVMEYMQKYHYSWTIVTYNVVIDAFGRAGDLKQVEYLFRLMRSERIKPSCVTLCSLVRAYGQAGKAEKIAGVLRIIENSDVTLDIVFFNCLVDAYGRMGCFAEMKGVLEMMKQKGYKPDKITYRTMIKAYSISGMTSHAKELRNLVESAAGSSLGMPKPDFRQPEYYRSYY; this comes from the exons ATGGCCTCTCTCTGCAGTCACCCCCACACATTTCTACCCGCTGTCAATCGGCCACCGTCGCCTAGCCTTAAGCCCCTCCGGGTTTCGCCCGTATCCGCTTCCAAATCCGAAACATCTGCTCCAAACGAAGACGAAGAAGAGGAAACGAGGAGCTTAACGGTGAGTGAGAGAGGAAGAGAAAAGGGAAGACTTGTAATTGCCGAGGAATTGAAGCAGAGAGAGACGAGAGGGAGGAGAGAAGAAGTGAACAGGAAGATAGCTTCAAGGAAGGCTATTTCCGTCATTATGCGAAGAGAGGCCACCAAGGCTTTTATCGAAAAAAAGAGAGGACCCAACAATTCCAAGAAGTTGCTTCCGAGGACTGTTCTTGAAGCCCTTCACGAGAGAATCACTGCTTTGCGTTGGGAATCTGCTCTTAAG GTTTTTGAGTTACTACGGGAGCAGCTTTGGTATAGACCCAACGCTGCTATATACATCAAGCTTATTGTTTTGCTTGGGAAATGCAAGCAGCCTGATAAAGCCTATGAGCTCTTTCAGGCTATGAGCGATGAAGGTTGTGTTATGAACCATGAAGCCTACACTGCTCTCTTGTCTGCCTACAGTCGTAGCGGTCTCTTTGATAAAGCATTTTCCCTTTTAGAGGAGATGAAAGACACTCCTATTTGTCACCCTGATGTGCAGACCTACTCCATCCTCATCAAATCATGCCTGCAGGTTTTTGCCTTTGATAAAGTACGCGCCTTGCTTTCCGACATGGCAAGTCGGGGAATCAGGCCCAACACAGTTACATACAACACCCTTATCGATGCCTACGGCAAAGCAAAAAT GTTTCAAgagatggaaatgacactcgtgGAGATGCTTAGAGGGAAGGATTGTGAACCAGATGTTTGGACCATGAACTCCACAATTAGAGCCTTTGGCAGCAGTGGGCAAATTGAAACCATGGAGAAGTGTTACGAGAAGTTTCAGAGTGCTGGTATCCAGCCCAATATTAAGACATTCAACATTCTGCTAGATTCTTATGGAAAAACTGGAAACTACGAGAAGATGAGTGCTGTAATGGAATATATGCAAAAATACCATTACTCGTGGACGATTGTTACCTACAATGTAGTGATAGATGCCTTTGGAAGGGCTGGTGATTTGAAACAGGTGGAGTATTTGTTTAGGCTAATGCGGTCAGAAAGAATCAAGCCTAGTTGTGTCACACTTTGCTCTCTTGTAAGGGCTTATGGTCAAGCTGGGAAAGCTGAAAAAATCGCTGGTGTTTTGCGGATCATTGAGAATTCGGATGTAACATTGGACATTGTGTTCTTCAACTGTCTAGTGGATGCTTACGGTAGGATGGGATGCTTTGCAGAGATGAAGGGGGTGCTTGAAATGATGAAGCAAAAAGGATATAAACCTGATAAGATCACATATAGAACCATGATTAAGGCTTACTCTATCAGTGGTATGACTAGCCATGCAAAGGAGCTTCGCAATCTTGTTGAGTCAGCGGCAGGGTCATCTTTGGGGATGCCAAAGCCTGATTTCCGACAACCAGAATATTACAGGTCATATTACTGA
- the LOC107924634 gene encoding uncharacterized protein has protein sequence MESSNRRLTLFEQMSAVDNGRTTLAAAFTLDALLGNTKPPQQPPSHNRTLLEIILDDGSNKDKKSWKAFRDKIRLKRPGSALTFSVHVPVSDVNVQTDRSESPRSGPFLSDPDDSVRVEDGGERAPVSDPPVLNSLLLLARTDSDSDRFGHDPMQPFNDDSAEVSMPSNAPPLRRVKPQTDRNDSNRLPSSNTAVNNIDSSEDDDSPLARHVTRQLGAVLAEERALSAREAAEAAAAAVEQAAVTVNNAPPVSEEPVRMSLMELLEETSQQMGLMGSSYIISDAGEEYEKEEATDEEEDEKEVVQSSGGMEHACCVCMVRHKGAAFIPCGHTFCRLCSRELWVQRGNCPLCNGSILEILDIF, from the coding sequence ATGGAGAGTAGTAACCGGAGACTTACGCTTTTCGAGCAGATGTCAGCGGTCGACAACGGCCGCACCACTCTGGCCGCTGCTTTCACTCTCGATGCCCTTTTGGGAAACACTAAACCGCCTCAACAACCGCCGTCTCACAACCGTACGCTTCTGGAGATTATATTAGACGATGGGTCCAACAAAGACAAGAAGAGTTGGAAGGCGTTTCGGGACAAGATCCGGCTCAAGCGACCGGGCTCTGCCTTGACCTTCTCGGTTCATGTTCCGGTTTCCGATGTCAATGTTCAGACTGATAGATCTGAGTCACCGAGGAGCGGTCCGTTTCTTTCCGACCCGGATGACTCGGTTCGGGTTGAGGATGGTGGTGAACGTGCCCCGGTTTCTGACCCGCCGGTTCTGAATTCTCTGCTGTTATTGGCACGGACGGACTCGGACTCGGATCGGTTCGGGCACGATCCGATGCAGCCCTTTAACGATGATTCAGCTGAAGTCAGCATGCCTAGTAACGCTCCACCGTTGAGAAGAGTCAAGCCACAAACAGACCGCAATGATTCGAATCGTTTACCTTCCTCGAACACTGCTGTAAACAACATTGACAGCAGCGAGGACGATGACTCTCCTCTGGCGCGTCATGTAACGCGCCAACTGGGAGCGGTATTGGCAGAGGAGAGGGCATTGTCTGCAAGAGAAGCAGCGGAAGCAGCCGCTGCGGCGGTGGAACAAGCTGCAGTGACAGTGAACAATGCTCCACCAGTGTCCGAGGAGCCGGTGAGGATGTCATTAATGGAATTATTGGAAGAAACAAGCCAACAAATGGGGCTGATGGGATCCAGTTACATCATAAGCGACGCCGGTGAAGAGTATGAGAAAGAGGAAGCGACGGATGAAGAAGAAGACGAAAAAGAGGTGGTGCAAAGCAGCGGTGGGATGGAGCACGCTTGTTGCGTTTGCATGGTTAGGCATAAAGGTGCTGCGTTTATTCCATGCGGGCATACATTTTGTCGTCTCTGTTCAAGAGAACTCTGGGTTCAGCGAGGGAATTGCCCACTTTGCAATGGCTCCATCTTGGAAATTCTTGATATCTTTTAA
- the LOC107924257 gene encoding purple acid phosphatase 15: MFLTMTFRWFLVFSVSIAVTAIDDDLIPSTLDGPFEPVTVPYDVSLRGNAVDLPDTDPRVRRCVEGFEPEQISVSLSVNYDSVWISWITGEFQVGNKIKPLNPNTVASVVRYGRSRVPLTDEASGYSLVYNQLYPFEGLQNYTSGIIHHVRLTGLKPSTLYYYRCGDPSISAMSDIYHFRTMPVSGPRSYPNRIAVVGDLGLTYNTTDTIHNLKSNKPDLVLLVGDVSYANLYRTNGTGSDCYDCSFPETPIHETYQPRWDYWGRFMQSLISRTPIMVIEGNHEIEEQAGKQSFVAYSSRFAFPSEESKSSSPFYYSFNAGGIHFIMLGAYVDYSKSAKQYKWLERDLANVDRSMIPWLVAAWHPPWYNTYTAHYKEAECMRLEMEELLYSYGVDIVFNGHVHAYERSNRVYNYTLDPCGPVHITVGDGGNREKMAIEHADEAANCPEPSSTHDEDMGGFCATNFTRGPAAGKFCWDQQPDYSAFRESSFGHGILEVKNETWALWTWYRNQDSSGKVGDQVYIVRQPELCLGSIKLPKSSFADS; encoded by the exons ATGTTCTTAACGATGACGTTTCGGTGGTTCCTCGTTTTCTCAGTCTCCATCGCCGTCACCGCTATCGACGACGACCTGATTCCTTCCACTCTCGACGGGCCTTTCGAACCCGTAACCGTCCCCTACGATGTCAGCTTGCGCGGTAACGCTGTCGATTTGCCCGACACCGATCCCCGTGTGCGCCGCTGCGTCGAAGGATTCGAGCCCGAGCAGATTTCTGTCTCTCTCTCCGTCAATTACGACTCTGTTTGGATCTCATGGATCACCG GGGAATTCCAAGttggtaataaaataaagccACTGAACCCCAATACTGTTGCAAGTGTGGTTCGTTATGGGAGGTCAAGGGTTCCATTAACTGATGAAGCCAGTGGTTATTCTTTGGTGTACAACCAACTTTATCCCTTTGAAGGTCTCCAGAATTACACTTCTGGAATCATCCACCATGTTCGTCTAACAG GACTGAAACCCAGCACACTCTATTATTATCGATGTGGAGATCCCTCAATATCAGCCATGAGTGATATCTACCATTTCAGGACCATGCCAGTTTCTGGTCCCAGGAGCTATCCAAACAGAATAGCAGTTGTGGGAGATCTTGGACTAACATATAATACAACTGACACTATCCATAATTTGAAAAGCAACAAGCCTGATCTAGTTCTATTAGTTGGTGACGTAAGTTATGCAAACCTTTACCGCACGAATGGTACTGGCTCTGACTGCTATGATTGCTCATTTCCGGAGACTCCAATACATGAGACCTATCAGCCCCGTTGGGATTACTGGGGCAG GTTTATGCAGAGTTTAATTTCTAGAACTCCAATAATGGTGATAGAAGGGAACCATGAAATAGAGGAGCAAGCTGGGAAACAGAGCTTTGTAGCTTACAGTTCGCGATTTGCATTCCCTTCTGAAGAAAGCAAATCTTCATCTCCATTTTACTATTCCTTTAATGCAGGGGGGATACATTTTATCATGCTTGGAGCATATGTTGATTATAGTAAATCAG CAAAGCAATACAAGTGGCTTGAGAGAGACTTAGCTAATGTTGATAGATCCATGATACCATGGCTGGTAGCTGCCTGGCACCCACCATGGTACAATACATATACTGCTCATTATAAAGAAGCAGAATGTATGAGGCTGGAAATGGAAGAATTACTGTACAGTTATGGTGTTGATATAGTCTTTAATGGACAC GTTCATGCCTATGAGAGGTCCAATCGAGTTTACAATTATACATTAGATCCATGTGGACCAGTACATATCACAGTAGGAGATGGGGGAAACCGTGAAAAAATGGCAATTGAACATGCTGATGAAGCTGCTAACTGTCCAGAGCCATCATCTACCCATGACGAAGATATGGGTGGCTTTTGTGCAACAAACTTCACTAGAGGTCCAGCAGCAGGAAAGTTCTGTTGGGACCAGCAACCTGATTACAGTGCCTTCAGAGAGAGTAGCTTTGGTCATGGGATCTTGGAG GTGAAGAATGAGACTTGGGCTCTATGGACATGGTATCGGAACCAGGATTCAAGTGGTAAGGTTGGCGATCAAGTTTACATAGTGAGGCAACCTGAGCTGTGTCTTGGCAGTATCAAACTCCCAAAAAGTTCATTTGCAGACAGTTGA